The Chryseolinea soli genome contains a region encoding:
- a CDS encoding heavy metal translocating P-type ATPase: protein MTTGVVESVVCFHCGEPCEDTAWFDDKPFCCEGCKTVFEILSSNNLCTYYELDRQAGTSLKNARTGSYAYLDAPEVRQKLLSFDSPERSSITFHVPAVHCVSCIWLLENLRKLNPGVFKAEVSFGHKTVAIAFDPRQVKLSELADLLAAVGYAPVIRQDSEQDARTKSASGRTLVYKLAIAGFCFGNIMLFSFPEYLGLDNHDASLKSIFSWLNLALSAPVFFYSASEYFLSAFKSFRQKQINIDVPIAAGLLALFLRSTFDILSGTGPGYLDSFTGLVFFLLIGRWFQGKTYESLAFDRDFNSYFPLAVNRLVDNTWKPVIIYELEKGDILKIRNMEIVPADSVLNDHDALFDYSFVTGESKPIKIKKGDRVYAGGRLIGQPVTLTAEKMTSQSHLTSLWNNDTFRKTEERQYQKIIDRSARKFTWIVIVLAMVTAGVWYVLAPQQMWLVLTSVLMVACPCALALAAPFTYGSMLRVFGKHGLYLKNADVIERLAAIDAVVFDKTGTVTYGREPAVEFAGDLNALEREAIKVLTAASTHPLSKIISKSIHARDTLDLSNFKELPGKGVQGVIAGKYIKVGSAEFVGFYEKLDPHASVVFISIDDEVRGYFIITVKIRPQLKNMLARLGKKCLALLSGDNDADKASMQKIFHPSVNLRFDQDPHDKLAFIQNLQQAGKKVMMVGDGLNDSGALKQSDVGLAISDDNGIFTPACDGILDGARLNHLDKFLDLSRYSSIILKIAFGISFFYNTIALGFAVTGHLTPLVAAILMPVSSISVVGFSTLAVNFVARRKLVHTLTRRLWESLSS, encoded by the coding sequence ATGACGACCGGCGTAGTTGAATCCGTAGTATGCTTTCATTGTGGCGAGCCTTGCGAGGACACCGCCTGGTTTGACGACAAACCTTTTTGCTGCGAAGGTTGCAAAACCGTATTTGAGATCCTGAGCTCGAATAACCTCTGCACCTACTATGAATTAGATCGCCAGGCGGGAACATCGTTGAAAAATGCCCGGACCGGATCATATGCTTATCTCGATGCCCCGGAAGTGCGGCAGAAATTATTGTCGTTTGACTCGCCGGAACGTTCGAGCATTACGTTCCACGTTCCCGCGGTACATTGTGTTTCCTGCATTTGGCTATTGGAGAATTTGCGAAAGCTGAACCCTGGGGTCTTTAAAGCAGAAGTAAGTTTTGGCCACAAAACCGTGGCCATCGCATTCGACCCCAGGCAGGTCAAACTTTCGGAACTGGCGGACCTGTTGGCCGCGGTAGGCTATGCGCCTGTCATCCGCCAGGACAGCGAGCAGGATGCCCGGACAAAATCCGCGTCGGGACGCACGCTGGTTTACAAACTGGCGATTGCCGGATTTTGTTTTGGCAACATCATGCTCTTTAGCTTTCCCGAATACCTGGGGCTGGACAATCACGACGCTTCGTTAAAATCTATTTTCTCGTGGCTGAACCTGGCGCTCTCCGCGCCCGTATTTTTCTATAGCGCTTCCGAATATTTCCTTTCCGCGTTTAAAAGCTTCCGCCAGAAACAAATCAACATCGATGTGCCCATCGCCGCCGGGCTCCTGGCATTATTCCTGCGCAGCACTTTTGATATTCTTTCCGGCACCGGACCAGGCTACCTGGACTCCTTCACGGGCCTGGTATTCTTTCTGCTGATCGGCCGATGGTTCCAGGGAAAAACCTATGAGAGCCTCGCGTTCGATCGCGACTTTAATTCCTACTTCCCGCTGGCCGTAAACCGGCTCGTTGACAACACTTGGAAGCCGGTGATCATTTACGAATTGGAAAAAGGCGACATCCTAAAGATCAGGAACATGGAGATCGTTCCGGCAGATTCGGTGCTGAACGATCACGATGCCTTGTTCGACTACAGTTTTGTTACGGGGGAAAGCAAACCGATAAAAATAAAAAAAGGAGACCGCGTATATGCCGGTGGCCGTCTCATCGGCCAACCCGTGACGCTCACGGCTGAAAAGATGACCTCGCAAAGTCACCTGACAAGCCTGTGGAACAACGACACATTCCGCAAAACCGAAGAGCGGCAATATCAAAAAATAATCGACCGCTCGGCGCGGAAATTTACGTGGATCGTGATCGTGCTGGCCATGGTTACCGCCGGTGTGTGGTACGTTTTGGCTCCTCAACAAATGTGGCTCGTGCTCACCTCGGTGCTCATGGTGGCCTGCCCTTGTGCGCTGGCTTTGGCTGCTCCGTTTACCTATGGCAGCATGCTTCGTGTGTTTGGGAAGCATGGACTCTATCTGAAAAATGCCGATGTCATTGAACGGCTTGCCGCCATCGATGCCGTTGTTTTTGACAAGACCGGAACCGTGACCTATGGCCGCGAGCCGGCCGTGGAATTTGCAGGCGATCTGAATGCGCTGGAACGCGAAGCGATAAAGGTTCTAACGGCGGCGTCGACGCATCCCCTAAGCAAGATCATTTCCAAGTCCATTCACGCGCGCGATACCCTGGATCTTTCAAATTTTAAGGAGCTGCCTGGAAAGGGTGTGCAGGGCGTGATCGCCGGGAAATACATCAAAGTCGGGTCGGCGGAGTTTGTCGGGTTTTATGAAAAGCTGGACCCGCATGCCTCGGTCGTATTTATTTCCATCGACGACGAGGTCAGGGGGTATTTCATCATCACGGTGAAGATCCGGCCTCAGCTCAAAAATATGCTGGCGCGATTGGGAAAGAAATGCTTGGCGTTGCTTTCCGGCGATAATGACGCAGACAAGGCCAGCATGCAAAAGATCTTTCACCCTTCCGTGAACTTGCGCTTCGACCAAGACCCGCACGACAAGCTGGCGTTCATCCAAAACCTGCAACAGGCCGGCAAAAAAGTGATGATGGTGGGCGACGGCCTCAACGACTCCGGCGCACTAAAACAAAGCGACGTCGGCCTGGCCATCTCCGACGACAACGGGATCTTCACGCCCGCTTGCGACGGCATCCTGGACGGCGCCCGGCTGAACCACCTGGACAAGTTCCTCGACCTGTCCCGCTACTCGTCGATCATCCTGAAAATAGCGTTCGGCATCTCGTTCTTTTACAACACCATCGCCTTGGGCTTCGCCGTCACCGGCCACCTCACGCCCCTGGTCGCCGCCATACTCATGCCGGTGAGCAGCATCAGCGTGGTGGGCTTTTCAACCCTCGCCGTCAACTTTGTTGCGCGCCGAAAACTAGTCCACACCTTAACCCGACGCCTATGGGAATCATTATCATCCTGA
- the ccoS gene encoding cbb3-type cytochrome oxidase assembly protein CcoS: MGIIIILISISLVIAVGFLLSFLWSLKSGQFDDTYSPSVRMLFEDKPQPEPANDKKNERPERIGPPEEI, translated from the coding sequence ATGGGAATCATTATCATCCTGATCTCGATCAGTCTCGTGATTGCCGTGGGCTTTCTCCTGTCATTTTTATGGAGCCTGAAAAGCGGCCAGTTCGACGACACTTATTCGCCCTCCGTGCGCATGTTGTTCGAAGACAAACCACAACCTGAACCTGCTAACGACAAAAAAAATGAAAGACCAGAACGCATCGGCCCTCCTGAAGAAATATGA
- the hemN gene encoding oxygen-independent coproporphyrinogen III oxidase — translation MKDQNASALLKKYDLPTPRYTSYPTVPAWDTANFTEEEWIASVRRAFDESNDKKGISLYLHLPFCESLCTYCACNTRITRNHSVEIPYIQALLKEWEHYKTIFGRKPVIRELHLGGGTPTFFSIQNLQWLITSLLEGVSLHNDFEFSFEGHPNNTTEGHLRMLYELGFTRVSFGVQDLDEKVQHTIHRIQPFENLEHVTRLAREIGYKSVSFDLIYGLPFQTPFTVSDTIDKVLTLRPDRLSFYSYAHVPWLRPGQRGYDEGDLPSHYLKRHLYELGRHKLRKAGYADIGMDHFALPADELFKAHIQKKLHRNFMGYTTNQTDLLIGLGASAISDSHYAYAQNKKKVEEYADAIRKDGTAIVKGHLLTEEDLLIKQCILQISCQGELDRELLEQVVDRPLLDTLIEMEKEGILYLFDGSLKVTTAGQPFIRNICRVFDKRMERIDEQKNIFSKAI, via the coding sequence ATGAAAGACCAGAACGCATCGGCCCTCCTGAAGAAATATGACCTCCCCACACCGCGCTACACCAGCTATCCCACCGTACCGGCCTGGGACACCGCGAATTTCACGGAAGAAGAATGGATCGCGTCCGTACGTCGCGCGTTTGATGAGTCCAACGACAAAAAGGGAATAAGCCTCTATCTCCACCTTCCTTTTTGCGAAAGCCTGTGTACTTATTGTGCCTGCAATACGCGGATCACGCGCAATCACTCAGTAGAGATCCCCTATATACAAGCGCTGTTAAAAGAGTGGGAGCACTATAAAACGATCTTCGGACGAAAGCCCGTGATCCGCGAGCTGCACCTTGGTGGCGGCACGCCAACCTTCTTCAGCATCCAAAACCTGCAATGGCTCATCACCTCCCTGCTGGAAGGCGTTTCGCTACACAACGATTTTGAATTCAGCTTTGAAGGCCATCCCAACAACACCACGGAGGGACACCTGCGCATGCTCTACGAACTGGGCTTCACGCGTGTGAGCTTCGGGGTTCAAGACCTCGACGAAAAAGTGCAGCATACCATACACCGCATACAGCCCTTCGAAAACCTGGAGCACGTCACCCGGCTGGCCCGCGAAATCGGCTACAAATCGGTGAGCTTCGACTTGATCTATGGGCTGCCGTTCCAAACGCCCTTCACCGTTTCGGATACGATCGACAAGGTGCTCACGTTGCGTCCCGATCGATTGTCATTCTACAGCTATGCGCACGTTCCCTGGCTGCGGCCCGGTCAGCGCGGGTATGACGAAGGCGATCTCCCCTCCCACTACCTGAAAAGACATCTCTACGAACTAGGCCGGCACAAACTGCGGAAAGCCGGCTATGCCGACATCGGCATGGATCATTTTGCCCTGCCCGCCGACGAGTTGTTCAAAGCCCATATACAAAAAAAGCTCCACCGGAATTTCATGGGCTACACCACCAACCAGACGGACCTGCTGATCGGTCTTGGCGCATCGGCCATCAGCGACTCACATTATGCTTACGCCCAAAACAAAAAGAAGGTGGAAGAATACGCCGACGCGATTCGAAAGGATGGCACCGCCATCGTGAAGGGCCACTTGCTGACGGAAGAAGATCTGTTGATAAAGCAATGCATTCTTCAGATCAGTTGCCAGGGCGAGTTGGACCGCGAACTCCTTGAACAAGTGGTCGACCGACCCCTACTCGATACGTTGATCGAAATGGAAAAAGAGGGCATCCTCTATTTATTCGACGGTAGCCTGAAAGTGACCACGGCAGGCCAGCCCTTTATCCGGAATATCTGCCGGGTGTTCGATAAGCGAATGGAAAGAATAGACGAACAAAAAAATATCTTCAGCAAAGCGATCTGA
- a CDS encoding DUF6544 family protein has translation MLRASVSSASLSSRRTDLPQVVQKWLTASGAFDRPVSAIRISQSGAMRTTPEGKWMDFQATQFCTIDPPSFIWKARISAAPFLFIAGRDKYENGKGQMLIKPLAIYTMANASGNEIDQGTMLRFMGEMIWYPEAAMMDYIHWEEVAPDQALATMTYKGVTATGTFTFHPNGLVQRFSAERFGDFQGEFRKETWQVDVTGYQKMNNREIPEACEVSWILKSGDFLWLKQEIIKIEYITANH, from the coding sequence ATGCTTCGTGCATCGGTTTCATCCGCAAGCTTATCTTCACGCCGGACAGATCTTCCGCAGGTCGTACAGAAATGGCTAACGGCATCTGGCGCTTTTGACAGACCGGTGTCCGCGATCAGGATCTCACAATCCGGCGCGATGCGCACAACACCCGAAGGGAAATGGATGGACTTTCAAGCCACGCAGTTCTGCACGATCGACCCGCCGTCCTTTATCTGGAAGGCGAGGATCAGCGCTGCGCCGTTCCTCTTCATCGCAGGCAGGGATAAATATGAAAACGGAAAAGGCCAAATGCTGATAAAGCCGTTGGCGATCTATACAATGGCAAATGCTTCGGGAAATGAAATCGACCAGGGGACAATGCTTCGATTTATGGGTGAAATGATCTGGTATCCTGAGGCGGCCATGATGGATTACATCCACTGGGAGGAAGTCGCTCCCGACCAAGCGCTGGCCACGATGACCTACAAGGGTGTGACGGCTACCGGAACCTTCACCTTCCACCCAAACGGTTTGGTGCAGCGTTTCTCCGCCGAACGCTTTGGCGATTTCCAAGGGGAATTCAGAAAGGAAACGTGGCAAGTAGACGTCACCGGCTATCAGAAAATGAACAACCGTGAAATACCCGAGGCATGTGAAGTATCTTGGATATTGAAATCGGGGGATTTCCTGTGGCTTAAGCAAGAGATCATTAAAATCGAATACATAACGGCAAACCACTGA
- a CDS encoding sulfite exporter TauE/SafE family protein — MNTYRLDLVLFFIITLLAEILGTLGGFGSSIFFVSFAQFLYDFKTVLVLTGTLHIFSNVSKLILFRKTIDYKVLLWLGVSSVLLAIVGAYLTSVFSFSYAKIILGLFLTGLSTLLYFAPGFFIPPTKTNSILSGSLAGFLAGFVGTGGAVRGLALTSFNMDKNFFVGTSAAIDFGVDLSRTLIYLDHDFLQAQYLIYIPLLMLAAGLGSYLGKVMLNRINQNLFQRIVLVLIFLTGVSMLVQEVLVRS; from the coding sequence ATGAATACCTACCGCCTCGACCTCGTCCTGTTCTTTATCATTACACTCCTCGCAGAAATCCTCGGCACCCTCGGCGGATTCGGGTCCTCCATCTTCTTCGTTTCGTTCGCGCAGTTCCTTTATGATTTTAAAACAGTGCTCGTCCTTACCGGAACGCTTCATATTTTTAGCAACGTCTCTAAACTGATCCTCTTCCGGAAGACCATCGACTATAAAGTGCTTCTCTGGCTTGGGGTGAGCAGTGTGCTCCTGGCCATCGTGGGGGCTTACCTCACCAGCGTCTTCAGTTTCAGCTACGCCAAGATCATTTTGGGATTGTTCCTGACCGGGCTCAGCACGTTGCTCTATTTCGCGCCCGGCTTCTTTATCCCGCCCACGAAAACAAATTCCATTCTCAGTGGCAGCCTTGCCGGTTTTCTCGCCGGCTTCGTCGGCACCGGCGGGGCGGTGAGAGGGCTGGCCCTGACGTCATTCAACATGGATAAAAACTTCTTCGTGGGAACGTCTGCCGCCATCGATTTTGGCGTCGACCTCAGCCGGACGCTGATCTACCTCGACCATGATTTCCTCCAGGCTCAATATCTCATCTATATCCCCCTGCTCATGCTCGCCGCCGGGTTGGGTTCGTATCTTGGAAAAGTGATGCTGAACCGCATAAACCAAAATCTATTTCAACGGATCGTTCTGGTGCTGATCTTTCTAACCGGCGTGTCGATGCTGGTGCAAGAAGTGTTGGTCCGGAGCTAA
- a CDS encoding DUF1003 domain-containing protein: MDTFISDLSRKEFPVSEKISAKTIQSPVLSVMQAQHPQFKAGGYCALTELNIYRQKYIAGYLAKEVGELSVLEATVLEALKNKDTLTDKLNEDEPLTTGQKMADRIAAFGGSWKFIITFFMFLAGWIVLNAFWFQNRSFDPYPFILLNLILSCVAALQAPLIMMSQNRQEEKDRERSKKDYMINLKSELEIRVLHEKIDHLMIHQQHELIQIQKVQIEMMQDIMERVGSNGAMKA, encoded by the coding sequence AGTGAGAAGATCTCCGCAAAGACCATCCAGTCGCCGGTTTTGTCGGTCATGCAGGCGCAACACCCCCAGTTCAAGGCGGGTGGTTATTGCGCGTTGACGGAGCTGAACATCTACCGTCAGAAATATATCGCGGGCTACCTGGCAAAGGAAGTGGGCGAATTGTCCGTATTGGAGGCCACCGTGCTGGAAGCTTTAAAGAATAAGGACACCCTCACCGACAAGTTGAATGAGGATGAGCCCTTGACGACGGGTCAGAAAATGGCAGACCGTATAGCGGCTTTTGGCGGCAGTTGGAAGTTTATCATCACCTTCTTTATGTTCCTCGCCGGCTGGATTGTTTTGAATGCCTTTTGGTTTCAAAATCGTTCGTTCGATCCCTATCCGTTTATTCTATTGAATCTCATCCTCTCCTGTGTTGCCGCATTGCAGGCACCACTGATCATGATGAGCCAGAACCGGCAGGAGGAAAAGGACCGCGAGCGGTCAAAGAAAGATTACATGATCAACCTGAAATCGGAGCTCGAGATCAGGGTGCTGCACGAGAAGATCGATCACCTCATGATCCACCAACAACACGAGCTCATCCAAATCCAGAAGGTCCAGATCGAGATGATGCAGGATATTATGGAGCGTGTGGGGAGTAATGGAGCAATGAAGGCTTAG